One part of the Rutidosis leptorrhynchoides isolate AG116_Rl617_1_P2 chromosome 1, CSIRO_AGI_Rlap_v1, whole genome shotgun sequence genome encodes these proteins:
- the LOC139840876 gene encoding glutathione S-transferase APIC-like, translated as MTIKVFGSMLSHQSIRVLLCLAEKDIDFELINVELAVGEHKQPHILARNPFGQVPAFEDDHVKLFESRAISQYIEQTYVGNGKELINKDPKKAAVESVWMHVEVTKFDPVIVALAWELCIKPIIFKIEGNKEIVDKEQKVLESLLDVYETRLTESMYLGGDNFSLADLYHIAVIKFLMDTEMKKVFESRPHVSAWVADLLFRPATIKIFGVTVY; from the exons ATGACGATTAAAGTGTTCGGTTCCATGCTATCCCATCAAAGTATCCGAGTTCTACTTTGCCTCGCCGAGAAAGATATCGATTTTGAGCTTATAAATGTTGAACTAGCTGTCGGTGAACACAAACAGCCTCATATACTTGCACGAAAT CCATTTGGTCAAGTTCCTGCGTTCGAGGATGATCACGTTAAACTCTTCG AATCGAGGGCTATTTCACAGTACATAGAACAAACATATGTTGGTAATGGGAAAGAATTAATAAACAAGGATCCAAAGAAGGCGGCCGTGGAATCAGTATGGATGCATGTAGAGGTAACGAAGTTTGATCCTGTAATAGTGGCTTTAGCGTGGGAGCTATGTATTAAGCCGATTATATTTAAAATAGAAGGTAATAAGGAGATTGTGGATAAAGAGCAAAAGGTACTAGAGAGCTTGCTTGATGTGTACGAAACACGGCTGACTGAAAGCATGTATCTTGGAGGAGATAATTTCTCGTTGGCGGATTTATATCACATTGCTGTGATTAAGTTCTTGATGGATACGGAAATGAAAAAAGTGTTTGAATCGCGGCCTCATGTGAGCGCATGGGTTGCAGATCTTTTGTTTAGGCCTGCTACTATCAAGATATTTGGTGTGACTGTGTATTGA